In Pikeienuella piscinae, the sequence CCCTGACCGGGAACAGACCCCCCCGCCGACAGTCGCAAAGGAGCGCCCCGATGAGCAACGCCGCGTTGGAGAAAGCGATCGAGACCGCATGGGAGGAGCGCGATGCGATCACCCCCGCGACGACCGGCGAGATACGCGAAGCGGTCGAGGCCGCGTTGGACGCGATGGAGGAAGGCGCGCTCCGCGTCGCCGAGCGGGGCGCGGATGGTGTCTGGAAAGTGAACCAGTGGGCGAAAAAGGCGGTGCTGCTTTCCTTTCGGCTCAACGACATGGCGCCGATCGCAGGCGGCCCCGGCGACGCGACGTGGTGGGACAAAGTGCCCTCCAAGTTCGACGGCTGGGGAGAGAACCAGTGGCGCGCGGCGGGCTTTCGCGCGGTGCCGAACTGCATCGTCAGGCGTTCCGCCTATATCGCGAAAGGGGTCGTGCTGATGCCCTCCTTCGTCAATCTCGGGGCCCATGTGGGCGAGGGGACGATGGTGGACACATGGGCCACGGTCGGCTCATGCGCCCAGATCGGCAGGAACGTGCACCTTTCCGGCGGCGTCGGCATCGGCGGCGTTCTGGAGCCAATGCAGGCTGGCCCGACGATCATCGAGGACGACTGCTTCATCGGCGCGCGTTCCGAAGTGGTCGAAGGCTGTATCGTTCGCGAGGGCTCGGTCCTCGGCATGGGGGTCTATATCGGCCAGTCGACCAAGATCGTCGACCGGGAGACTGGCGAGGTCATGTATGGCGAGGTGCCGGCCGGCTCCGTCGTCGTCTCAGGCTCGCTGCCTTCGAAGAACGGCGTAAGCCTTTACTGCGCGGTGATCGTCAAGCGGGTTGACGCGCAAACCCGCGCCAAGACGTCTGTCAACGAACTCTTGCGCGACTGAATATCGACAATCTCGGCAACGGCGGGCGAACGGGCGAGACCACGGCGATCGCCGTCAGCCTGCTCGCCGGCCGAGGTGGTCGATCCGGAGCCGCCGGATGAGTCACCGCCCGGCAATCATCTGTTTGCGGGGTGCTGCGGCGTTGCGAATAGCTGTCGCCAAAGAATTCCTCCCGGCCCGCGCTCTTGCGACCGTTGCGGCCCTGCGTCCCGCGCGGGAAAACGCGCCGGGGTCATTCTAGCTGGCGGTTTCCGGCGTAGCGAGAACCCATCTTGCGGGTGATGTGTAGTGGCTGGAGGTTCTGGATTAGAAGTAGGGCCGACGGAGCAAGGGTCCGCTCGGCCAAGGCGCAGCCATTCCCGATGTTACGCAGACTCAATACGTCAGAGACGACGACAGCCGCACTTAGTGAGCAGACCGAGAACACGGCTGAACACTTCAAGGCGTATTCCGTCACTCGATCTTCGGCTGACGATCGTTTTCCGCCGGTGATCGGATCCAGCTTGCGGAGCAAGCCCGCCAACCGCCCCGGAATTTCTGGTCACGACGATCATCCAAGCGGCGGTCCTTGGGCGAAAGTCATCCGGACGGATTGGCAAGTCATCGAGGTGAAGAAGGAACGCCTCGACGGCCCGCAGAGAGGCGTGTGGTTTGGGCGCGCCAAGAGACAATTGGCGGCTGGCTTCCTCTGCTCTTCGCTACGTCTGCGCGCGAGTCCTGACCAACCCGGTCAGGGCGCGCCCCTGTCGACGATAGAATCTTCAGACCTCAGGTTGCAGCGCCAGATGCCTCCGCAGCGCCTTGTGGATCGCCTCGCCATCATTA encodes:
- the dapD gene encoding 2,3,4,5-tetrahydropyridine-2,6-dicarboxylate N-succinyltransferase — translated: MSNAALEKAIETAWEERDAITPATTGEIREAVEAALDAMEEGALRVAERGADGVWKVNQWAKKAVLLSFRLNDMAPIAGGPGDATWWDKVPSKFDGWGENQWRAAGFRAVPNCIVRRSAYIAKGVVLMPSFVNLGAHVGEGTMVDTWATVGSCAQIGRNVHLSGGVGIGGVLEPMQAGPTIIEDDCFIGARSEVVEGCIVREGSVLGMGVYIGQSTKIVDRETGEVMYGEVPAGSVVVSGSLPSKNGVSLYCAVIVKRVDAQTRAKTSVNELLRD